In one window of Rhizobium oryzihabitans DNA:
- the araD1 gene encoding 2-keto-3-deoxy-L-arabinonate dehydratase AraD1, with amino-acid sequence MLISQIKDASGKITVAVREEGGQARAVNNAESVYALAMEAANGGKSLADVISAHGLGDAVDLEKAYAEGRFLPPITHPDPAHLHLTGTGLTHLGSAATRDSMHKKTTEAAEESLTDSMKMFRMGLENGKPKAGEKGVQPEWFYKGNGHVAAAPGTALTSPSFALDGGEEPEMAGIYVISDKGEAVRIGFAVSNEFSDHVTERINYLYLAHSKLRPASFGPEIRVGAPPSDIRGTSRIRRGDKVIFEKPFVSGEDNMSHTFANLEYHHFKYGLFRAPGDVHVHMFGTATLSFADGIKPEAGDVFEIEAAGFGLPLKNPLAVDAEEEIIVRQI; translated from the coding sequence GTGCTCATTTCACAGATCAAAGATGCCAGCGGCAAAATCACCGTAGCCGTTCGCGAGGAAGGCGGGCAAGCACGCGCCGTCAACAATGCAGAGTCGGTTTATGCGCTGGCCATGGAAGCCGCCAATGGCGGCAAGAGCCTCGCCGATGTCATTTCCGCCCATGGCCTGGGCGATGCCGTCGATCTCGAAAAGGCTTATGCCGAAGGTCGTTTCCTGCCGCCGATCACCCATCCAGATCCGGCGCATCTGCATTTGACCGGCACGGGCCTGACCCATCTCGGCTCTGCTGCTACCCGCGACAGCATGCACAAGAAGACCACGGAAGCTGCCGAGGAAAGCCTGACGGATTCCATGAAGATGTTCCGCATGGGTCTCGAAAACGGCAAGCCGAAGGCTGGCGAAAAGGGCGTTCAACCCGAATGGTTCTACAAGGGCAACGGCCATGTGGCAGCAGCGCCCGGTACCGCGCTCACCTCTCCGTCCTTTGCGCTGGATGGCGGCGAAGAGCCGGAGATGGCCGGCATCTATGTGATCTCCGACAAGGGCGAAGCTGTGCGTATCGGCTTCGCCGTCTCGAACGAATTTTCCGATCACGTCACCGAGCGGATCAACTATCTCTACCTCGCCCATTCCAAGCTGCGCCCCGCAAGCTTCGGCCCGGAAATCCGCGTCGGCGCACCGCCGTCGGATATTCGCGGCACCTCGCGCATCCGCCGTGGTGACAAGGTGATTTTCGAAAAGCCGTTCGTCTCGGGTGAGGACAACATGTCCCACACCTTCGCGAATCTCGAATATCACCATTTCAAATACGGCCTGTTCCGCGCACCTGGCGATGTTCATGTGCACATGTTCGGCACGGCCACGCTCTCCTTCGCAGACGGCATCAAGCCGGAAGCGGGCGATGTGTTCGAGATCGAAGCCGCCGGTTTCGGCCTGCCGCTGAAGAACCCGCTGGCCGTTGATGCGGAAGAAGAGATCATCGTTCGGCAGATATGA
- a CDS encoding VOC family protein: MRPPAAIMETAIYADDLDAAEAFYRDVFGLEVVRRLAGQFVFFKCGRQMLLIFDPQQSRKATPDNPIPRHGATGQGHFCFYAKDKAEVDGWKARFEELGIAIEHYHHWPNDSYSVYIRDPAGNSVEVGEGKLWGFG, translated from the coding sequence ATGCGCCCGCCAGCCGCCATTATGGAAACCGCGATCTACGCGGATGATCTCGACGCCGCCGAGGCCTTTTACCGCGATGTCTTCGGGCTGGAGGTGGTGCGCAGGCTAGCGGGGCAGTTCGTATTCTTCAAATGCGGCCGGCAGATGCTGCTGATCTTCGATCCGCAACAATCACGCAAGGCCACGCCGGACAATCCGATCCCGCGCCATGGCGCAACCGGGCAAGGCCATTTCTGTTTTTATGCGAAAGACAAGGCGGAAGTGGACGGCTGGAAGGCGCGCTTCGAAGAGCTAGGCATCGCCATCGAACACTATCACCATTGGCCGAATGACAGCTATTCCGTCTATATCCGAGACCCGGCGGGTAATTCGGTGGAGGTTGGTGAAGGAAAGCTGTGGGGGTTCGGATAA
- a CDS encoding GNAT family N-acetyltransferase: MYRISDYRDCQSHGPIIAERVWTAWWQDSGLHVGDVAEHLKDMTNPHALPTGFVAHDGDVYVGSAFLIHCDLEERPQYLPWVAALWVEEDRRRSGVARALMQAATKRAAELGHHISYLCCERDLETYYINCGWTVLERGVGKHDLTVLTYSTKT, translated from the coding sequence TTGTACAGGATTTCCGACTATCGGGACTGCCAGTCCCATGGCCCCATCATCGCTGAACGGGTCTGGACGGCATGGTGGCAGGACAGCGGCCTGCATGTCGGCGATGTTGCGGAACATCTGAAGGACATGACCAATCCCCATGCCCTGCCAACCGGCTTCGTCGCCCATGACGGCGACGTTTATGTCGGTTCAGCCTTCCTCATCCATTGCGATCTGGAAGAACGTCCGCAATATCTGCCCTGGGTCGCCGCGCTCTGGGTGGAGGAAGACCGCCGGCGCTCGGGCGTCGCCCGGGCGCTGATGCAAGCCGCGACGAAAAGGGCGGCCGAACTCGGTCACCACATCAGCTATCTGTGCTGTGAGCGCGATCTCGAAACCTACTATATCAATTGCGGCTGGACCGTCCTTGAACGCGGTGTCGGCAAACACGATCTGACCGTGCTGACCTACAGCACGAAAACTTGA
- a CDS encoding class I SAM-dependent methyltransferase, with translation MTARDDDTIGFYTDNAGAYTSRGQAPDRPQLEEFLARLPDGATVLELGCGGGQDSEFMLAAGFDVHPTDGTPDIAKAAEARLGIPVKTLLFEDIGDSDRYDGVWANACLLHVPRPALPGIIGRIHAALKRGGVFYASFKAGEAEGRDTFGRYYNYPSKAWLEDLYGQLGWTSLEIEARMGSGYDKLPTDWLHVTATKS, from the coding sequence ATGACCGCCAGAGACGACGACACCATCGGCTTTTATACCGACAACGCCGGAGCCTATACATCAAGGGGACAGGCGCCGGACCGACCCCAACTGGAAGAATTTCTGGCGCGCCTGCCGGACGGTGCGACCGTCCTGGAATTGGGATGCGGCGGTGGGCAGGACAGCGAATTCATGCTGGCTGCGGGTTTCGACGTTCACCCCACCGATGGAACGCCCGACATCGCCAAGGCTGCGGAAGCCCGGCTTGGCATTCCCGTCAAGACATTGCTGTTCGAGGATATCGGCGACAGCGATCGTTATGACGGCGTCTGGGCCAATGCCTGCCTGCTGCATGTGCCCCGCCCCGCCCTTCCCGGCATCATCGGCCGCATCCATGCAGCGCTGAAGCGGGGCGGCGTTTTCTACGCCAGCTTCAAGGCGGGAGAGGCGGAAGGCCGCGACACCTTCGGCCGTTATTACAACTATCCTTCGAAAGCCTGGCTGGAAGACCTGTACGGCCAGCTTGGCTGGACAAGCCTCGAGATAGAAGCCCGGATGGGCAGCGGATATGACAAGCTGCCGACCGACTGGCTGCATGTGACGGCAACGAAGTCCTGA
- a CDS encoding transglutaminase family protein, which produces MRLKITHTTEYVYDEPMPYALQRLRLTPQTGPCQTVEDWDVSVDGATVEVTYDDHFGNRVALVETEGPQRKVKVLASGLVITEDKAGVFGTHTGNAPLWLFMRETPLTKPGKLVRELAKTSNGDSELARLHDLMENIHRKVQYMPGSTDTETTAETALEAGKGVCQDHAHILISAARLIGLPARYVSGYLMMDEVAQQTATHAWAEVHLQGLGWVGFDAANNICPDDHYVRIASGLCYRDCAPISGMRIGPAGETLSVSVTVQETQSQSQSQS; this is translated from the coding sequence ATGCGTCTGAAAATCACCCATACGACGGAATATGTCTATGACGAGCCGATGCCCTATGCATTGCAGCGGCTGCGCCTGACACCGCAGACCGGCCCATGCCAGACGGTCGAAGACTGGGATGTATCGGTCGACGGCGCCACCGTCGAAGTGACCTATGACGACCATTTCGGCAACCGGGTTGCCCTGGTGGAGACGGAAGGCCCGCAACGGAAGGTCAAGGTTCTGGCAAGCGGCCTCGTCATCACAGAGGACAAGGCCGGCGTGTTCGGTACCCATACCGGCAATGCGCCGCTGTGGCTCTTCATGCGCGAGACGCCGCTGACCAAGCCGGGAAAACTGGTGCGTGAACTGGCAAAGACCAGCAACGGTGACAGCGAGCTTGCCCGCCTGCATGACCTCATGGAGAATATTCACCGCAAGGTTCAATATATGCCGGGCTCGACCGACACTGAAACCACGGCGGAAACGGCACTGGAGGCCGGCAAGGGCGTCTGCCAGGACCACGCCCATATCCTGATTTCTGCCGCACGGCTGATCGGCCTGCCCGCACGTTATGTCTCCGGTTATCTGATGATGGACGAAGTGGCGCAGCAGACGGCCACCCATGCCTGGGCCGAGGTGCATCTTCAGGGGCTTGGCTGGGTCGGTTTCGACGCCGCCAACAACATCTGCCCGGATGACCATTATGTCCGCATCGCCTCCGGCCTCTGCTACCGTGATTGTGCGCCGATCTCCGGCATGCGGATCGGCCCGGCCGGCGAAACGCTAAGTGTCTCCGTGACCGTGCAGGAAACACAAAGCCAGAGCCAGTCGCAGAGTTGA
- a CDS encoding alpha-E domain-containing protein, with product MLGRTANGLYWMFRYIERAENIARLIDAGLRVSLTRSGSGDEDWDGVLQSAGVHEAFLETREKVTAANAIDYLLRDKANPSSVMSCIEAGRNNARMVRTALTRETWEATNEFWIELKNILGRKLSHAELPQTIDVIKHRAGLVRGAFHGSMLRNDLYNFSRIGTFIERADNTARILDVKYYVLLPAVAHVGSSLDNAQWESILRSVSAHRSYGWVYDAEYKPANIADFLILNGRMPRSLAYCYEKIASNLNYIAEDYGERHKAHETAESIRDSLRKTTIGRVMDEGLHEFLERFVNRNGQLGQEIVEGYRFYQ from the coding sequence ATGCTGGGCAGAACGGCAAACGGGCTCTACTGGATGTTCCGGTATATCGAGCGCGCTGAAAACATCGCCCGGCTGATCGATGCGGGCCTGCGCGTTTCACTCACGCGCAGCGGCAGCGGTGATGAGGACTGGGATGGCGTATTACAAAGTGCGGGCGTGCACGAAGCCTTTCTCGAAACGCGCGAGAAGGTGACGGCGGCCAATGCGATCGATTATCTGCTGCGGGACAAGGCCAACCCTTCCAGCGTCATGTCCTGCATCGAGGCGGGCCGCAACAATGCCCGCATGGTGCGGACGGCGCTGACGCGCGAGACATGGGAAGCCACCAATGAATTCTGGATCGAGCTGAAGAATATCCTCGGCCGCAAGCTCAGCCATGCCGAGCTGCCGCAGACCATCGATGTCATCAAGCATCGCGCCGGTCTGGTGCGCGGCGCTTTTCACGGTTCGATGCTGCGCAACGATCTCTATAATTTCTCCCGCATCGGCACCTTCATTGAGCGCGCCGACAACACCGCCCGCATTCTGGACGTGAAATATTACGTGCTGCTGCCGGCCGTCGCCCATGTCGGCTCCTCGCTCGACAATGCGCAATGGGAATCCATCCTGCGGTCGGTCTCGGCCCACCGCTCCTATGGCTGGGTCTATGATGCGGAGTACAAGCCGGCCAATATTGCCGACTTCCTCATTCTCAACGGCCGCATGCCGCGCTCGCTCGCCTATTGTTACGAAAAGATCGCCAGCAACCTCAATTACATAGCCGAGGATTACGGCGAAAGGCACAAGGCGCATGAGACGGCAGAAAGCATTCGCGACAGTCTGCGCAAGACGACCATCGGCCGTGTCATGGATGAAGGTCTGCACGAGTTTCTGGAGAGATTTGTCAACCGCAACGGTCAGCTGGGCCAGGAAATCGTGGAAGGCTACCGCTTTTATCAGTAA
- a CDS encoding circularly permuted type 2 ATP-grasp protein, producing the protein MAFDEMINADETPRSPYENYNEWYSRQDRAHLIQKSKDAENIFRKTGITFAVYGHADSSEKLIPFDIIPRIISGREWRKLAQGIEQRVLALNAFLDDIYHKQEIIRAGRIPREIIEKNEAFLPEMIGFTPPGGVYTHIVGTDIVRTGEDQFYVLEDNARTPSGVSYMLENRETMMQMFPELFHENKVRRVEDYPYLLRQSLASLAPPGCTGKPRVAVLTPGIYNSAYYEHSFLADMMGVELVEGSDLRVMDGKVKMRTTRGYEAIDVLYRRVDDDFLDPLTFRPDSALGVPGIMDVYRAGNITIANAPGTGISDDKAIYSYMPEIVEFYTGRKPLLENVPTWRCSEPDSLKYVLDNLAELVVKEVHGSGGYGMLVGPTASKKERALFAEKLKARPSNYIAQPTLSLSTVPIMVKNGIAPRHVDLRPYVLVSDKVKIIPGGLTRVALKQGSLVVNSSQGGGTKDTWVLED; encoded by the coding sequence TTGGCATTTGACGAAATGATAAATGCGGACGAAACGCCGCGAAGCCCATATGAAAACTATAACGAGTGGTACAGCCGGCAGGACAGGGCGCACCTGATCCAGAAGTCAAAAGACGCGGAAAACATCTTTCGAAAAACCGGTATTACTTTCGCAGTCTATGGCCACGCCGACAGTTCAGAAAAACTGATCCCCTTCGATATCATCCCGCGCATCATTTCCGGCCGTGAGTGGCGCAAACTGGCCCAGGGTATCGAACAGCGGGTTCTCGCTCTCAACGCTTTCCTCGACGATATCTATCACAAGCAGGAAATCATCCGCGCCGGACGCATTCCCCGCGAAATCATCGAGAAAAACGAAGCCTTCCTGCCGGAAATGATCGGTTTCACCCCGCCCGGCGGCGTCTATACCCACATTGTCGGCACGGATATCGTCCGCACCGGCGAAGACCAGTTCTATGTTCTGGAAGACAATGCCCGCACGCCATCCGGTGTCAGCTACATGCTGGAAAACCGTGAAACGATGATGCAGATGTTCCCGGAACTCTTCCATGAAAACAAGGTCCGGCGGGTGGAGGACTATCCCTACCTCCTGCGCCAGTCCCTCGCCTCGCTCGCCCCTCCCGGCTGCACCGGCAAGCCGCGTGTCGCGGTGCTGACGCCCGGCATCTATAATTCCGCCTATTACGAACATTCCTTCCTCGCCGACATGATGGGCGTGGAACTGGTGGAAGGCTCCGACCTGCGCGTCATGGACGGCAAGGTCAAGATGCGCACCACACGGGGCTATGAAGCCATCGACGTGCTCTACCGCCGCGTCGACGACGATTTCCTTGATCCGTTGACATTCCGGCCGGATTCGGCGCTCGGCGTGCCCGGCATCATGGATGTCTATCGCGCCGGCAACATCACCATCGCCAATGCCCCCGGCACCGGCATTTCCGATGACAAGGCGATCTATTCCTACATGCCTGAGATCGTCGAATTCTATACCGGCCGCAAGCCGCTGCTGGAAAACGTGCCGACATGGCGCTGTTCGGAGCCGGACAGCCTGAAATACGTTCTCGACAACCTTGCCGAACTGGTCGTCAAGGAAGTCCACGGTTCGGGTGGTTACGGCATGCTGGTCGGCCCCACCGCGTCGAAAAAGGAACGGGCGCTTTTTGCCGAAAAGCTGAAAGCCCGCCCCTCCAACTACATTGCGCAGCCGACGCTGTCGCTTTCCACCGTGCCGATCATGGTGAAGAACGGCATCGCGCCGCGCCATGTCGATCTGCGTCCTTATGTGCTGGTTTCAGACAAGGTGAAGATCATTCCCGGCGGACTGACCCGCGTTGCCCTCAAGCAGGGCTCGCTGGTGGTCAATTCCAGCCAGGGCGGCGGCACCAAGGATACATGGGTACTGGAGGACTAA
- a CDS encoding DMT family transporter yields MSLDRLAPAIFVFLWSTGWVTAKYAVYYTGPLTFLCLRYILAGALLWGICRLSSIPWPERRTDVFRAILSGVFLHGLYLGMIWWAIGQGVPAAIGGIIAGLQPLMTAVAARYMIGEKISPLQKAGLLIGFVGIAIAVLPKVMASGALGLSVPLYAVAVNVLGMTSVTYGTLYQKKYVHGGNIMAVATLQYVGALLVTIPFALLLEDGHVDWSLGLAATLAWSVGAISIGAVALLLYLIRRGQVSRAASLIYLVPPLAAVEAALLFGETLTPAMIAGTVLAVTGVYLANRKPAAAVAVR; encoded by the coding sequence ATGTCGCTTGACCGTCTGGCTCCGGCCATCTTCGTCTTTCTGTGGTCGACCGGCTGGGTCACCGCCAAATATGCCGTCTATTATACGGGGCCGCTGACCTTCCTGTGTCTGCGGTACATATTGGCGGGTGCGCTGTTGTGGGGCATCTGCCGGCTCTCCTCCATTCCGTGGCCGGAGCGGCGCACCGACGTCTTCCGGGCGATCCTGTCCGGCGTTTTCCTGCACGGTCTTTATCTCGGCATGATCTGGTGGGCGATAGGGCAGGGCGTGCCAGCGGCGATCGGCGGCATCATTGCCGGTTTGCAGCCGTTGATGACGGCGGTGGCGGCCCGCTACATGATCGGCGAAAAAATCTCGCCCTTGCAGAAGGCCGGCCTGCTCATCGGCTTTGTGGGCATCGCCATTGCGGTTCTCCCCAAGGTCATGGCGTCAGGCGCGCTCGGCCTGTCCGTGCCGCTTTACGCCGTTGCGGTGAATGTCCTTGGCATGACGTCGGTGACCTATGGCACGCTCTACCAGAAGAAATACGTCCATGGCGGAAACATCATGGCGGTTGCCACGCTGCAATATGTCGGCGCTTTGCTGGTCACCATTCCCTTCGCGCTATTGCTGGAGGACGGACATGTGGACTGGAGCCTCGGGCTTGCCGCCACGCTTGCCTGGTCTGTCGGGGCGATCTCCATCGGCGCCGTGGCGCTGCTTCTTTACCTGATCCGGCGCGGGCAGGTCTCGCGCGCGGCCTCGCTGATCTATCTCGTGCCGCCGCTTGCCGCCGTGGAAGCCGCCCTGCTTTTCGGGGAGACGCTGACGCCTGCCATGATCGCCGGCACGGTTCTGGCGGTGACGGGGGTTTACCTCGCCAATCGCAAGCCTGCCGCAGCGGTTGCGGTACGTTAA
- a CDS encoding DoxX family protein: MAAFDNLSRYRPYALAALRIIAALLFIEHGTQKLFGFPASQMQGSLPTMLLVAALLELVGGILVLIGLFTRPVAFILSGQMAVAYFMAHAPSSFFPALNGGDAAILFCFVFLYLVFAGPGALSVDERRV; this comes from the coding sequence ATGGCAGCTTTCGACAATCTCTCCCGCTACCGACCTTACGCCCTTGCGGCGTTGCGCATCATCGCGGCACTGCTTTTCATCGAGCACGGAACACAGAAGCTCTTCGGCTTCCCGGCATCGCAGATGCAGGGTTCGCTGCCGACAATGCTGTTGGTGGCGGCGCTTCTGGAACTCGTCGGCGGCATTCTCGTGCTGATCGGCCTGTTCACGCGTCCGGTCGCCTTCATCCTTTCCGGTCAGATGGCTGTCGCCTATTTCATGGCGCATGCGCCAAGCAGCTTCTTCCCGGCCCTGAACGGCGGTGACGCCGCCATCCTGTTCTGCTTCGTCTTCCTTTATCTGGTCTTTGCCGGTCCGGGAGCCCTCTCGGTGGATGAGCGCCGGGTCTGA
- a CDS encoding DEAD/DEAH box helicase has protein sequence MTSFSELGLSEKIVASVTQLGYTTPTPIQAKAIPLLLEGRDLIGLAQTGTGKTAAFGLPIIEMLMKQADRPANRTTRTLILAPTRELVNQIGENLRSFVKKTPLRINQVVGGASINKQQLQLEKGTDILVATPGRLLDLIARNAISLSKVTYLVLDEADQMLDLGFIHDLRKISRMVPAKRQTLLFSATMPKAIADLSHSYLTDPVKVEVTPPGKAADKVEQYVHFVAGKNDKTDLLKKSLNENPDGRAIVFLRTKHGAEKLYKHLEHIGFKVASIHGNKSQGQRERALKGFKDGDIKVLVATDVAARGIDIPAVTHVFNYDLPEVPDAYVHRIGRTARAGRDGIAIAFCAPDETRLLHDIEKLMKIDIPVASGERPAGLASPTRPNNNRGGRNNNNGGQQRGPREGGRHNGESRPSRNHAPRDADNDLEVTSDFKRVKTEGDAGRPAGPRKQRRPARKPGGSGANRHAPAGGNGQEKRASGNGNRGRNR, from the coding sequence TTGACCAGTTTTAGCGAACTCGGCCTCTCCGAAAAGATCGTGGCCAGCGTTACCCAACTTGGCTACACCACCCCTACCCCCATTCAGGCAAAGGCCATTCCGCTGCTGCTTGAAGGCCGTGACCTGATCGGCCTCGCACAGACCGGCACCGGCAAGACGGCCGCCTTCGGCCTGCCCATCATCGAAATGCTGATGAAGCAAGCCGACCGTCCGGCAAACCGCACCACCCGCACCCTCATCCTTGCGCCGACCCGCGAGCTGGTGAACCAGATTGGCGAGAACCTGCGCTCCTTCGTGAAGAAGACGCCGCTGCGCATCAATCAGGTTGTCGGCGGCGCGTCGATCAACAAGCAGCAGCTTCAGCTGGAAAAGGGCACCGACATTCTGGTGGCGACACCCGGCCGCCTGCTGGACCTTATCGCCCGTAACGCCATCTCGCTCTCCAAGGTGACCTATCTGGTGCTTGATGAAGCTGACCAGATGCTCGATCTCGGCTTCATCCACGACCTGCGCAAGATTTCCAGAATGGTCCCGGCCAAGCGCCAGACGCTTCTGTTCTCTGCGACCATGCCGAAGGCGATCGCCGATCTCTCGCACAGCTACCTGACCGATCCGGTCAAGGTGGAAGTGACCCCTCCGGGCAAGGCTGCCGACAAGGTCGAGCAGTACGTGCATTTCGTCGCCGGAAAGAACGACAAGACCGATCTCCTGAAGAAGTCGCTGAACGAGAACCCGGATGGCCGCGCCATCGTTTTCCTGCGCACCAAGCATGGCGCGGAAAAGCTTTACAAGCATCTCGAACATATCGGCTTCAAGGTTGCCTCCATCCACGGCAACAAGAGCCAGGGCCAGCGCGAGCGGGCACTGAAGGGCTTCAAGGACGGTGATATCAAGGTGCTGGTCGCAACCGACGTTGCCGCCCGCGGCATCGACATTCCGGCTGTGACGCATGTCTTCAACTACGACCTGCCGGAAGTGCCTGATGCTTACGTTCACCGCATCGGCCGTACCGCCCGCGCCGGTCGCGACGGCATCGCCATCGCATTTTGTGCGCCGGACGAAACCCGCCTGCTGCACGATATCGAAAAGCTGATGAAGATCGATATTCCGGTTGCCTCAGGCGAACGTCCGGCCGGTCTCGCCAGCCCGACGCGCCCGAACAACAACCGTGGCGGCCGCAACAACAACAATGGCGGCCAGCAGCGCGGCCCGCGTGAAGGTGGACGTCACAACGGCGAATCCCGCCCGTCCCGCAACCACGCACCGCGCGATGCGGACAATGATCTGGAAGTCACGTCCGACTTCAAGCGCGTCAAGACGGAAGGCGATGCAGGCCGCCCGGCCGGCCCCCGCAAGCAACGCCGCCCGGCCCGCAAGCCCGGCGGCAGCGGCGCCAACCGTCACGCGCCTGCTGGCGGCAACGGCCAGGAAAAGCGCGCTTCCGGCAACGGCAATCGCGGCCGCAACCGTTAA